The Etheostoma spectabile isolate EspeVRDwgs_2016 chromosome 9, UIUC_Espe_1.0, whole genome shotgun sequence DNA segment GTTACGGATTTAGTCTTTAGCCCAGTGGGGTTAATTAACTGCTTTCTGGACTGAAAGGTTGCTCAGATGTGCTGTTGGTTATTGTGTAAAACTACTGCGGTGTCATTGGTTTTATGTTGATTTGATTAATCACACCTGGAAACACTTTCCAGGAAATGAAGGGAATGGAAATTGATCTGCCCAGGCTGGGTGgtgtatattttatttcactgttCTTGTTATGGCATAGATATACCATTAAGctgatatataacaatacatcAACTGAAGCTAGTGCCCAATTGAGGGTGAGAGCTTACCTTGACATCTGGCTTGAATGTTACAGGAAATGGTGTTTCATTGTGGTTAGCATGTAGGTTATAGATGTGGTTAAAATAGGTTAGTCGTACTGTACGTGGATGTTAACATCCAGAGCTAAACTCTCTTTTGCAGTATTGGATTTTTATCTCAACGTTTATTGTCTGTTAAGACAACGTTTTAGATTAGTAAGCAGGCAGGGAAGTGGGTGTGCTATTGTTGCAGCAAGTGACTGatgtgctgttgtttttctttgtttcctccagagcaCCATAAACCCAGTGGATGGGATCTACCAACCCCCTCTGGACCCTCCTGTAGTCAACACCACGATGCCAACACAGACCACACTACCCACAGGTACTAGACATCTGCCTTCTCACCATTTCCTATATACATGTGGACAATTGTGTTTATTTCATGTGCTTGATGTGTGAACACGTCTGTATAAACACTCATAGACTTTACACACCCAACTTCTTCCGGAGAGGGTGACAACAGCTCCCCCTGTTGTTCACACCTTAATCTCCTTCTGTTGATGGATCCAATAATGGTGAAGCTGACAGTTGTCTGACATGCTGACAAAGACTACAATGAGTCAACACtcagtgacattttaaattctACTGGTCCACTGCGATATTGATGACAGTGGGATGACAATATTGACCGATCATTCAGGgtaaataaattgataaatgcaCTAAATATTCATTTAGTGTTTGTTAGTTAAGTTACTGGCTGTTGAAGATCTACCGCAGGGTCCAGTTGCAAGATATCTATTATAATTAACACATGTGTTAATGTAATCAAATTCCATTTCAGAAATAATTCTCTCTTTAAATGAATCTTTTAATGTTGTTCTTTTTTGAAGCCGATTCCTGTCCTTGTATTGTAATTGTGTTTTATGTAATTTTAGTCAGAAAATAATTGACTAAATGGAATTGCATGGCATGACTAAGATCGGACTAAAGTTTTTGGATATTTTGGTCATATGACTTTGACTTGACTGGTATGAAAATGAACCATGCAACTCGGGCGATCCTAATTTCAGTCTCTTAATAGACTGTGTAATCCCCCTCACAACTAATGCGTCTGTCTCAGATCATTTTCACAGCCCTCTAGACTTCAGGCTGCTGTTTTTTAATGCGATTTGGCTTCATTTTGAAGCTTCAGTGCTAAATCATCGACTTTCTCTTTTTTGCTACAGACGCTTCTCAGGTGTGTAAATCCGACCAACGCCCCTCCACGTTACCAGTTGGTCCCATTGTCACGGTGATGGGCAGTCTGCAGACCCCAACTCCCAACAGCACAGGTGAAAGTTTACTTCACTCTTATCACACTATAAGGGAAGGAGGTTTTGTTGTTACACAATTTAGAAAAAGAACACTGAATTCCAAATCacatactttttacttttagtatTTACTGTCGCATGCAGTATGCATACGTTTAAGACATACTACTTCTTCATAACATTGCACCTTGAACTTTGACCTTCTTGCTCATATATACTGTGCACAAGATGGTGGGTCAGAATAGCCAGAAAAGCACGCAGGCTTGCATACTGTAAAATAAGACCGAATGCAGTAGCACATTCTGGGATTTTTGGCGTACTGTATTTGACTTACTATGTAGTGAGACGTACTCagcctttttctgacatactagtTCTGGAATGCTGGGAGTGTGTGTTCTTCTTAGAATGTTATTAATTAGAATTGTATTATGTATTGTTAGATCCTTTAATTTGCAAGCAACCTAAAACTAATTCAATAATAACTCAACCACAAGAGCAATAGTATTAATATCATGACTTATTACCATGCTTCTCCACCCAAGAGTGCCTGGTCCACCAACATAGTAAATTAAAGAGCCAAGTAGAAAAGCAGAGGTTCATGCTGAGGCTGCAGTATTAAAATGCAGTGCTGTGCACTAAGGAGACAAGCTGTATGCTCGAGAGCACTGTCGATACGCTCTGCAGAGCAAGCTgtcactatttcaaaaacagcttGATGTTACTGTACACAGCCAGCTGCATCGGGCTCAGAAATGAGTGTTTTAGTTAAACAACATACTGTTGATATGACCATgaactgtatactgtataaataaagaAGCCTTATTAATTGGATCcataaaatgaaaagagaaaacgCTACAAGATAGCACTGACACAAcgcaatgttttatttatttatttttttcctttttcagggaGTGGCCAGTCAGGCCCCAGCAGCGGCGTTGCCTCCCCAGCTCACATCCCCCTCCTCTCACACTCGGTGCCAGACTTCTCCTATTCCTCCAGCGAGGACGAGTTCTACGATGCTGACGAGTTCTACCAGAGCAGTACTTCCCCCAAACACTGCATAGAGTGAGTAAAGTATCACTCTGCGTCACTGCAACCACCACTGTAATACAGTGAATTTATTGTTTGAAACCAACACTGTAATTATATCGTTTAGCAAGTCAGGTGGAAAAATGCAATGGAAAATCcaaaaatttaaaacacaattattACCTGTGAACTTCGTCTCATTCTCCATCTCCTTACCTCTCCTGCTTCCTGCCTCCTTTCTGTTCCCTCTATCTCCTCCTCAGTCCCTCAGGGCCTCAAGCGTCCTCGTCTCTCACTAATAAAGCAAGCGCGTTGAAACGACCAGACACCACCGAGTCCCTCAACTCGTCCATGTCTAACGGCACAACAGATGCAGGTAAAAACAGAATGCACACAAGACACATACAGCAACTTTTCCCAATTGTTTTTGTGCCTCTTTATGCATAAAACACATGAGATATTATTAGAGTTATTACTCCCGTGCTTTAGTTTTAAGCCACACCATCCCAGTAGCTTCAAGTTTAATAACATTTGGTTTTAtcaaatggtaaaaaaaaaaagatgctttaCATAACTTAATGTTATTACAGCCATGTGAGACTTGTCTTCATCTGTTGTCTTTAGACCTGTTTGACAGCCACGATGACCGCGATGATGAAGGTGAGGGCGAGTCTGTGGAGGAGCACAAGAGCGTCATCATGCATCTTCTCTCTCAAGTTCGTTTGGGCATGGACCTCACCAAGGTAAAGAACACTGACCAACATTGCTGAGTTATGAGTCTAGCTCCCTCCACGCTCCTTATTCAGTCTGAATTTCTCTCGCTTATCATTTTACTCACTAACATCATCTGTGCAAGCTGTTTTCTTTTGAACAACCCACGCAGCAACAGTTATAGAGTTTTTCTCCTTTGTTATATTTAACAGGTGGTACTGCCTACCTTCATCCTGGAGAGGAGATCTTTGTTAGAAATGTACGCAGACTTCTTTGCACATCCCGACTTATTTGTAAGGTAATTGTCCTCTCTCGTATTGGTGCAAGCAATTGTATCACACAGAGATTTAAATATATCCAAACATTCAGGAATGGTAAAACATGAAGTAGTTTTACTCACTCATGTGACTTCCACTAGTATCGCTGAGCAGCCGGAGGCCCGGGAGCGCATGGTTCACGTGGTAAAGTGGTACCTGTCAGCTTTCCATGCAGGGAGGAAAGGTTCAGTGGCCAAGAAACCTTACAACCCAATCCTGGGAGAAGTCTTCTACTGCCACTGGGATCTGCCCAGCGACACAGAGGAGCCTTCCCCACACACGGTGAGACCACATGCCTCTGCAGCCCTTGCTGGTTCATGACTATTTGTGGACAATGTGAATAAACTTCTGTGCTGGGAATAAAATCAGCtagcattttaatttttcaattaATTGTTCAGGTTAATGTTACTAGTAACAACATTTACATATCCTTACTAAAGTTCATATTTAGTTCATGCTGGGTTTATTGTGTATAAATTTGTGTAGTTTGGCAAAAGTGCTGTTGTGGACCTGTTAAGCTGATTGAGAATGTATTTGGTTACACAAATAAACTTGACTGGAATTGTAAGtatacagtggggagaacaagtatttgatacactacTGATTTTGccggttttcctacttacaaagcatttAGAGGTCTGTCatttttatcataggtacacttcaactgtgagagacggaatctaaaacaaaaatccagaaaatcacattgtatgattttttttttttaataatttgcattttattgcatgtattttgaagtatttgatacatttgaaaagcagaacttaatatttggtacagaaacctttgtttgcaattacagagatCATATGTTTCCTGCAGTTTCTTGAACAGGTTTgcacactgcagcagggattttggcccactcctccatacaGACCTTCAGGTTTCAGGGCTGTCGCTGGGCAATACGgactttcagctccctccaaagattttctatGGGGTTtgggtctggagactggctaggccactccaggaccttgagaTGCTTCTTAGGGAGCCGTGGCtgtgtgtttcaggttgttgtCATGCTGTAACATCTAGCCACGACCATAGAccgttttatatatatatatatatatatatatatatatatatacacacacacacacacacacacacagatagtcTATGGccacgacccatcttcaatgctcttactgagggaaggaggcTGTTGGCCAAGATCTCGCGATACATGGCCCCATCCTTCCTCCCCTCAATTCAGTGCAGTCGCcctgtcccctttgcagaaaagcatcctcaaaatgtttccacctccatgctttacagttgggatggtgttcttggggttgtacTCCACCTTATTCTTCCTCCAAACAAGACAAGTGGATTTTAGACCAAAAAGCTCtatttttgtctcatcagaccacatgctcttctcccattcctcctctggatcatctGGATGGTCACTGGCAAACTTTAGAAGGGCCTGGACCAGCGTTGGCTTGAGCAGGATTTTAGTCTATGACAGTGTAGGGTGTTACTAATGGTTAGAGTTTGTTTGAAtgagtgtgtggacaggtgtcttttatacaggtaacaagttCAAACAGGTTCAGGTAATACAGGTAATACaggtaatgagtggagaacaggaAGGCTTCTTAAAGAAAAAGTAACCGGTCTGTGAGAGCCCAAATTCTTACTGGTTGGTAGGtaatcaaatacttatgtcatgcaataaaatgcaagttaattatttaaaaatcatacaatgtgattttctgtttttttttatttagattccatctctcacagttgaagtgtacctatgattaaaaaaaaaaaaaaattacagactTCTACATGCTtcataagttaaaaaaaaaaacttcaaaattggcagtgtatcaaatacttgttctccccactttAAGTACCTTTTTGAAAACAGTGAACGGAACAAACTTCGgtcttgttttcctttttatgtaCTTTTCTAAATGCACCATACCTTTCATTTTAAGGTTTACAAAATCACTACAATTAATCAGTTTTACATATTGTAGCATGGAAAAACTTGTCTTTTCTGACTCCCTTTCCTGTCCTCCACCCTCCAGGAGACAGTATCAGAAGGTCCAGTACCGTGGTCTTCGTccaacagtgtgtgttttgtggcagAGCAGGTCTCTCACCACCCCCCCAGTGAGTGTCCAACCTTCTGCTCAGTGATCACACAGCACTGCTAAAATCCTATGACATGTTGTGTCAGGAAAACTGCCACTGACTGATAATTTTTGATAAGTAGTAGATAACAAAGCtactgatgatttttttttttttttttttttgtcattaccTTTTTAGGGGCCATAAAATGgtataaagaaaaatatatatgctGTTGATCACATGCTtgcttgttttcttcattttctggaCTAAGACGTTGCTATTTGTCTACAATCGAGTATTTCCTCTCTTGTTTCTGTAGTTTCTGCATTCTACGCAGAATGTTTAAATAAGAAGATCCAGTTCAACGCTCACATCTGGACTAAGTCGAAGTTCTTAGGCATGTCCATAGGTGTCCACAATATTGGCCAAGGTACTTAAGAGCGCTGCTTCATATACTCCAAAATACGATGATTTTGTACACACTTTAGTGTCACAGCTTTGTGTAGTTGTGATAATTATTTGCTGGTCTTGTTTCAGGTTGCGTGTCGTGTTTGGAGCATGATGAACATTACATCCTCACCTTCCCTAACGGATATGGCAGGTGCGTGCGTGTCAGCACTTTATTACATCTCTCTGGTTATTATTTTCTGTGCGTCACTGAACTGAGTTTGTCTGTTCAGGTCGATTCTGACCGTGCCGTGGGTGGAGCTGGGTGGGGAGTGCAACATCTCCTGCTCCAAGTCGGGCTACAGTGCTAACATCGTGTTCCACACCAAACCCTTCTATGGAGGAAAAAAGCACAGGATCACTGCTGAGATTTTGTAAGAGGAAAACGTTAGCACAATACAAATTTAAATCACACTTCAAAGACTGACTATGGATAAAAGACTCTGACCTTTTTATTAACATATACCACAATTCTGTTTTGATTTCTCTTTCAGTTCACCTAACGATAAGAAGTCTTTCTGCTCCATTGAAGGAGAGTGGAATGGAGTGATGTATGCCAAGTGGGCAACTGGAGTGAgtctttatctctttttatttccatttttcttttcttattcacTGCGGGGTGGGTACATATCAAATTAGACAATAATTACCTAGGGCAAGTTAGTCATCATTTATTagctgaaacaaaacaaaatgtagtcAAGTATTACACTGGGGAATAACTACTAAAGGTAGGAGCAAATCAACatgaataaatgtgttttgtgtgcttttctagGAGAACACAGTGTTTATAGACACTAGGAGGATAGGCATCATTAAGAAGAAGGTGAGAAAGCTGGAAGACCAGCTCGACTATGAGTCCCGAAGGTGAGAAATTAAACTGTTTTCTAGAAAGACTTGCATATCAAGGAACCTAAGATCCAGAAAGAAAGTCCTTCAGTCAGAAACAAACTGTCTTTTCCCACCTTCAATTCGCCAGATTGTGGAGAGATGTGACCCTGAACCTGAAGCAGAGGGACATTGATGCAGCAACAGAAGCCAAACACCGGCtggaggagaaacagagagccgaagccagagagaggaaggagaacgAGCAGCAGTGGGAGACCAGGGTGAGACTGTCGGTTCTTCAACTTCTAGAAAGAACTCAAACTGTGTGGTAATAGACTACACGCTCACCAAAACGTTGAAACAGTAACATGCATCTTCTCACCTGTAAAATGACTGAATCTGTATACAACAGAATGGGGTAAAATGAGCAAACATAAATTGAATCATGCAGTTTTATTTTATGGTCAATTTCAAATATTTGAGTGTAAGAAATGTTAttgcttgtgtttctgcagctaTTTCACGAGGACGGGGAGTGCTGGGTCTACGATGAGCCTCTATTAAAGAGATTAGTCCCTCAGAGGCACTGAGGACTACACATACTCTGatacacataacatacatatGCATAATGAACTGCACACACAACAGAGTCTTCATAAGAACTCTTTTGCAAAACCACTTCTTTTCCAAGCCTTGGAATGACTGACTAATGATTGAATATGTACACAGCTTTGCGTTTGACTGTAAAACaacaatatggaaatgaatgaaatcAAACGAAAAAGCATCTGAGATGTAACATGAAAACTAGTTAAGTTCCTCTTTTTATTCGGGGCACCAATTCCCGCCAGCACGAGAGTCGGGAGTGCAGAGTGGAGACGGGAGGTCGACACTTCTCAACTCTATCCATCAGCTCCACGACCACACCCTTCATGGGCAGCACTCATTTCCTTACACAAAcattactgttttgtttttttggtggggGGGTGTTGAAATCAAATAAACCTTGACAAATAAACCGGCGCTCCACATCTCAGGGAATctggtgatttaaaaaagaaagctgCTGCCCCCTCCGTGAGTCTGACAGCCTTATAACAGTGGAAGGGATGAATCTTAAAGGGGTGGGGGAGAAATTCTCTGCTTGTCTGCAACTAGTTGTAACTGTtgtttatatatagatatacatatgatggatatatacatatatattctttttttattttcaatactctttttatttgtttttctttctggctATAGTGTAAAAATATTTGAGGATATGAATTTGATCTTTAGGAATCATTCCATTTACCCTTTTGGTGTTTTGTTCCTATTTTAAGTTAACTTTGCTGCCTATTTGGTCCTTCACATGGTTCTGTGTCTCAAGTTTTATCTAGAAGCAAGGCCCTACATAAGCCATAGCATCTAAACCCACTGATTGGGAGAGTTGTGATAGATGTGTGGAATATATGCAATCTAGAGAACATTGACATTGCCTGTCAAAGGACAAATTTGGGTGTCCATTATGCCAAAAAATGTAAGATAAAAGGCTAAAGGGACTTTCATCTGGGCAAAGAACAAAAAACCGTCTAAACATGTTTCCATGTTACCTGAAGGCATTTATGAACAAATTagtgttttacatgtttatgtCTTTCTGGATCGCTGGTTCATGCAAGGCAAGGACTAAGTCTGTAAAGTCTCCCTTTTTGTTCTGCACATCGGCTGTCTGTGTTTCCTCTCCAAACCCACAGATTTCAGAGTAGATCACCTGGATGGTTCACGTGTTTTCAGAGGGTGAGGACAGTGAAAACAAGAAACCAGAGTAGACTTTTGAAACACTAATGCTGTTTTCATAGTCCTACTATGAGCCCACACTGTGTTCTACCGGTTTAGATTTCTTGTGAACTCAATTTtttgtccaatgttttttttttttttgagataaCCAAATAGAGGGCAATATTAATCCTACTGTACACCTCTGCTTTCTGAAACCATCATTCATTCTCTCATCAGCTACATAGGTTGGATCTAAATGCAATGATATTTGGATGAAATGCAGAAATAAACAATTTTCACCTGAAAACGCACAAGAATATCTTTCAATGCTGCAGTGAGCTCACAACAGTCCCTTGTTATCTTTGTGGTTAAAATGCAAGATTTGATTATTGTCTGTTCTAGATATTTGGCCCGTATGAAActggtttatttaaatgaatattaaaagaCTTAAGtcttaaaatcaatcatttTGGTGAAGGGATCATATTCCTGATGCTGTGTGCGGATCAAGTGAAAAATCTGCATTTAGTTGCAGCTGTTGAATTTAATCCGCTAAAGCATACAAAAATGCCTTTAGAAACCAGCCAAAGGAAATTCAGCGTCCAagctaaatttattttttacctcgTTTTTTCCTCCATGTTGTGTTTGTAAATTATATTGAATCGTGGCCTTGCCATACATTTTAGTATCGCCTGATAGAGcgcaatcaaaatgtattttttatttttttttttctcattttgattATAACCATTGATTGTATCAGATTTTCCTGTTTATTTATGCATAATATTAAATCTTCATGAGTTCTAGATTTTTGTCATGGTTATTTCAGATGAGCATTGTCAAGTCTCTTTGCTCAAAACGTTGTGCCAGGGTCAGAGAGGAAAGACTACATGACTATATTTTTGTCTAGAAACCAGCCAGTACTATATGCTGTCAGTTAGTTCACAGAAATCTAAAAAGAACTTTATTTGTGAACACAAAAACTTCAAATTAGATTTTGACACTGGTCACCTCTACAACACATGGACAGAATAAGATTAGCTATAATACAGGACCAGCCTTACTTGCAATGGTGCAATAATTCCTTAAAACAATTTGTAGATAATTCAATTTCTAAAAAACAATTGACACACACTAAACCTGGAGGCTTTTGGGGCCCATGGCATCTGATGGCTCGATTAATGATGAACTTTGCCAATTTGGAAATTCCGCCTTTGTGAGTATGATCAGTAAAATCTTACACAGACATCAGGATAACATATCAGAAAATCTGATGTGTTACATTTGATTCAGCATAACAAAgactacatttttaataaaacatgtttatgttgTTGCTTACTAAATTTTGTAACTAaatattttacagtgtgtcaactgattaaagttttgtttaaggttatttaattttaactgaataagaaaaataaaaataaaaattaaactctaggtccacatacagtatatagttttttcccccaacCATATCTCACAGTCTTCCTTAgacaatcatacaaatacctcgggctgtggctggacagcaaactggactggacaacacacagcagccacctgtacaggaagacacagagccggcgtCCTCCTGAGGAgactgcgctcctttaacatctgcaacaaactgctgtggatgttttaccagtctgtggtcaccagtgtcctcttctacactgtggtgtgctgggggggggggggggggggcagcatatcaaagaaggacactcACAGGCTGGATAACTGATCAgggggccggctctgtggtcgcaTGAAGCGGACTCACTGGTGCGGTGGCAGAGGCAAGGCAAGCAAGGCagcttatttgtatagcacatttcagagAAACAGGCAATTCaaatgctttacacaaaatcaattaaacagataaaacacaagtaaaacagttaaaaatcacaagcattaaaaaccggtaaaaacacatgaatagacagttaaaaacaaagaagaacataaacacaagaataaaaatttacagcagcataagaaattaagaaatgattagtcatttaaagaaaggcagcatcaaatagaaggtgttcagccttgatttaaaagaactgagagtagcagcggatctacaggtttctgggagtttattcagatatgaggagcatagaacaCTGAAACGTGCTtcacctgtttagttctgaactctggggacagaaagcagaccgtCCCcggacctgagaggtctgggtgggtcatagtgtagtagcagatcagcaatatatttggacctaaacaGTTAAgggattataaactagcaagagtactttgaaatcaattctttgagacacaggagccagtgtaaagacgtcagaactggagtgatgtgatccagtctcttggtcttagtgagactcgagcagcagcgttctgaacagcgcagctgtctgattgattttttagggagacctgtaagaccccgttacaggtcaagtctactgaagataaaggcatggacaagtttttcaaatcctgttggacacataagtcctttaaccctgattatatcttaaggtgatagtaggctgactttgtaatgtcttaatgtggctgttaagttcaggtctgagtccatgactacaccaagatttctggctttgtctgttgtttaacattgttgtttgagctgagcgcagactttaatcgttcctctcttgctccaaaacaacacctcagttttccttcattttatttcagaaagttctggcaccagccgttaatttgttcgatgcacttagtcagttttgtattggactatagtccctggcgataaggttatgtaaagtgtgtcgtccgcataactatggtaacttattttgtttttctccataatctgagcagtggaagcatgtagatgtttaaacagaagaggccagaatggagccttgcgggaCTCCGAGTCATATTGTACGCTCAGCTGATAATTACcttagacacaaagtaatccctattctttaggtaggattcaaccagtttagtactaagccagaaaggccaaagcagttttccaatcggtctcgtagtatgtcgtggtcgaccggtCAATGAGCACTGGATCAAGTaaactaagattgaaattttgcgcCTTATCTTTTGTTCAAGGGATGTCATTAAAGATTTGCCAAgaagccgtttcagtgctgtggggGTCGGAAACCGAcgaaggtatcaaaactgtgcAGTGCaagaatggttgagttgttgaaagactactttttcaatgatttacttaaaaacggaaggtttgatattggcctatagttgctctaGTGACTTGTCTCGGTTTTCTTTCTAGATGGCTTGagttactgcagttttcagggcctgtggaaagatacctgaaagaagagatgtggttcacaatctgtagaagatcagaatcaaacaattggaaacatttttgaaagtccCCGTTGGTAGAACCATGTAGGTATTgcgagagaggaggacattggacaaactgctggacattactgaaaatgccagcACACCGTACACCCCATGCACACCGttatcagcacccagaggagccggttcagtggaaggctgctccttcccaagtgccggatcaacagactcaaggactcctttgtccctcatgccatcagactgtacaactcctcactaggggggaggaggaaatagggcagagaggacaatacatacatacacacatacatacattcatacagtacacatacatacatgcattcatgcttcatacagtacacatacatacacctggacttaaattcacacctggtcactttatcactttaacactagactaaacactgacactttaataataattgatcttttctttgtttatttgatgaatgttcttattgtttttattattattattgctattttgttgtctttatactgtcttttttatctattttttatttatttattcttgctaaaactgctgctggaaactttcaatttcctcgcgggagtcatgccaaaaggattaataaagagaagtctaagtctaagtcttatAGGTTTGAAAGCCCCAGAAACAGtgagtaagtggaccttgagttagtattatttatggtcaaactacttttaaacgctttatttgtttctgatttaagtaataaaaaaaatacacctaatcttttctttttaactgcaCGAATGGCCAGCAGAGGCGCTAGCCGTTGGATAAACTTTTCCCATCAGCCAGTGTGACATCCGTTATAAATACGCTCCGCACCCTCTGCCTGTCCTCACTCCTCGGCAGTCCACTTGGTAAATATGATGTCTTTGTAGTTTGATGCAGTCAATGTCTTGAACTTTAGTTATGAACTAATGTGGTGATATGCGGTTTCTTTATTCATTGTTCTGCATTAATGCTGTTTTCGATTTTAAATGTTTCCCAGCTNNNNNNNNNNNNNNNNNNNNNNNNNNNNNNNNNNNNNNNNNNNNNNNNNNNNNNNNNNNNNNNNNNNNNNNNNNNNNNNNNNNNNNNNNNNNNNNNNNNNNNNNNNNNNNNNNNNNNNNNNNNNNNNNNNNNNN contains these protein-coding regions:
- the osbpl9 gene encoding oxysterol-binding protein-related protein 9 isoform X2, whose protein sequence is MASIMEGPLSKWTNVMKGWQYRWFVLDYNAGLLSYYTSKDKMMRGSRRGCVRLRGAVIGIDDEDDSTFTITVDQKTFHFQARDADEREKWIHALEGTILRHTLQLQEAETGFVPSVQDFDKKLAEADAYLQILIDQLKLFDEKIKDCKEDESRTKIENLKETTCSMVESIKHCIVLLQIAKSTINPVDGIYQPPLDPPVVNTTMPTQTTLPTDASQVCKSDQRPSTLPVGPIVTVMGSLQTPTPNSTGSGQSGPSSGVASPAHIPLLSHSVPDFSYSSSEDEFYDADEFYQSSTSPKHCIDPSGPQASSSLTNKASALKRPDTTESLNSSMSNGTTDADLFDSHDDRDDEGEGESVEEHKSVIMHLLSQVRLGMDLTKVVLPTFILERRSLLEMYADFFAHPDLFVSIAEQPEARERMVHVVKWYLSAFHAGRKGSVAKKPYNPILGEVFYCHWDLPSDTEEPSPHTETVSEGPVPWSSSNSVCFVAEQVSHHPPISAFYAECLNKKIQFNAHIWTKSKFLGMSIGVHNIGQGCVSCLEHDEHYILTFPNGYGRSILTVPWVELGGECNISCSKSGYSANIVFHTKPFYGGKKHRITAEIFSPNDKKSFCSIEGEWNGVMYAKWATGENTVFIDTRRIGIIKKKVRKLEDQLDYESRRLWRDVTLNLKQRDIDAATEAKHRLEEKQRAEARERKENEQQWETRLFHEDGECWVYDEPLLKRLVPQRH
- the osbpl9 gene encoding oxysterol-binding protein-related protein 9 isoform X4, which codes for MSIEARHPEAETGFVPSVQDFDKKLAEADAYLQILIDQLKLFDEKIKDCKEDESRTKIENLKETTCSMVESIKHCIVLLQIAKDQSNEQQHANGLISTINPVDGIYQPPLDPPVVNTTMPTQTTLPTDASQVCKSDQRPSTLPVGPIVTVMGSLQTPTPNSTGSGQSGPSSGVASPAHIPLLSHSVPDFSYSSSEDEFYDADEFYQSSTSPKHCIDPSGPQASSSLTNKASALKRPDTTESLNSSMSNGTTDADLFDSHDDRDDEGEGESVEEHKSVIMHLLSQVRLGMDLTKVVLPTFILERRSLLEMYADFFAHPDLFVSIAEQPEARERMVHVVKWYLSAFHAGRKGSVAKKPYNPILGEVFYCHWDLPSDTEEPSPHTETVSEGPVPWSSSNSVCFVAEQVSHHPPISAFYAECLNKKIQFNAHIWTKSKFLGMSIGVHNIGQGCVSCLEHDEHYILTFPNGYGRSILTVPWVELGGECNISCSKSGYSANIVFHTKPFYGGKKHRITAEIFSPNDKKSFCSIEGEWNGVMYAKWATGENTVFIDTRRIGIIKKKVRKLEDQLDYESRRLWRDVTLNLKQRDIDAATEAKHRLEEKQRAEARERKENEQQWETRLFHEDGECWVYDEPLLKRLVPQRH
- the osbpl9 gene encoding oxysterol-binding protein-related protein 9 isoform X1, which gives rise to MASIMEGPLSKWTNVMKGWQYRWFVLDYNAGLLSYYTSKDKMMRGSRRGCVRLRGAVIGIDDEDDSTFTITVDQKTFHFQARDADEREKWIHALEGTILRHTLQLQEAETGFVPSVQDFDKKLAEADAYLQILIDQLKLFDEKIKDCKEDESRTKIENLKETTCSMVESIKHCIVLLQIAKDQSNEQQHANGLISTINPVDGIYQPPLDPPVVNTTMPTQTTLPTDASQVCKSDQRPSTLPVGPIVTVMGSLQTPTPNSTGSGQSGPSSGVASPAHIPLLSHSVPDFSYSSSEDEFYDADEFYQSSTSPKHCIDPSGPQASSSLTNKASALKRPDTTESLNSSMSNGTTDADLFDSHDDRDDEGEGESVEEHKSVIMHLLSQVRLGMDLTKVVLPTFILERRSLLEMYADFFAHPDLFVSIAEQPEARERMVHVVKWYLSAFHAGRKGSVAKKPYNPILGEVFYCHWDLPSDTEEPSPHTETVSEGPVPWSSSNSVCFVAEQVSHHPPISAFYAECLNKKIQFNAHIWTKSKFLGMSIGVHNIGQGCVSCLEHDEHYILTFPNGYGRSILTVPWVELGGECNISCSKSGYSANIVFHTKPFYGGKKHRITAEIFSPNDKKSFCSIEGEWNGVMYAKWATGENTVFIDTRRIGIIKKKVRKLEDQLDYESRRLWRDVTLNLKQRDIDAATEAKHRLEEKQRAEARERKENEQQWETRLFHEDGECWVYDEPLLKRLVPQRH